Genomic segment of Anaerosporomusa subterranea:
AGCGCAACAGTAGAGCTTGCAGCACAGGCGTTGCAGGTTATTCCGGCCCGCATTGCAAAGACACTTTCCTTTAAGAATGATCATGGGTGCATTTTAGTTGTGACTGCTGGCGATGCAAAAGTTGATAATAGAAAATTTAAGGATCAGTTTGGACTTAAAGCAAAAATGTTGGCCTCAGATGAGGTCCTTGAATTCACCGGTCATGCAGTAGGCGGTGTTTGTCCTTTCGCTATTAAGAATTCTGAGGTAATGACGTATGTTGACGTTTCGATAAAACGCTTTGATACTGTTTTTCCAGCCTGTGGTAGTAGTAATTCGGCGATAGAGTTAACTTGCGATGAATTATATCAATATTCACAAGGATTAATGTGGGTAGATGTCTGCAAAGATTGGGTGGATTAGTGAAAAGTGTATTGTAGTTAAATACGACGTGCAAAAAAGAGCTATTATCCTTTAGCGGACAATAGTTCTTTTTTATTTGTCTGACAGGAATATCTCATGAGAGCCCAAGTTGTCAAAGAAGG
This window contains:
- a CDS encoding YbaK/EbsC family protein — translated: MAIDAVKDYFSQYGRANDVMEFDVSSATVELAAQALQVIPARIAKTLSFKNDHGCILVVTAGDAKVDNRKFKDQFGLKAKMLASDEVLEFTGHAVGGVCPFAIKNSEVMTYVDVSIKRFDTVFPACGSSNSAIELTCDELYQYSQGLMWVDVCKDWVD